The following proteins come from a genomic window of Synechococcales cyanobacterium T60_A2020_003:
- a CDS encoding alcohol dehydrogenase catalytic domain-containing protein has protein sequence MRAMILEAPHQPLRMGDRPIPTPQPDQVLIRVHACGICRTDLHILDGELPHPKLPLVMGHQIVGTISALGEQVTDLAVGQRIGVPWLGQTCQHCRYCLRGQENLCDRAQFTGYSVDGGYAEYAVADAQFCFPLPDSY, from the coding sequence ATGCGTGCCATGATTCTAGAGGCTCCGCATCAGCCCTTGCGGATGGGCGATCGCCCTATACCCACACCCCAACCGGATCAGGTGTTAATCCGCGTTCATGCCTGTGGGATTTGCCGGACGGATTTGCACATTCTGGATGGCGAACTTCCCCATCCCAAACTGCCCCTCGTGATGGGACATCAGATCGTTGGCACTATCTCTGCATTGGGAGAGCAGGTCACCGATCTTGCTGTGGGACAACGGATCGGGGTGCCGTGGTTGGGGCAAACCTGTCAGCACTGTCGGTACTGTCTGCGCGGACAGGAGAATTTGTGCGATCGGGCACAGTTTACGGGGTATAGCGTGGATGGGGGCTATGCCGAGTATGCCGTTGCCGACGCCCAGTTTTGTTTTCCCTTGCCTGATTCGTATC